The Anabas testudineus chromosome 14, fAnaTes1.2, whole genome shotgun sequence genome includes a region encoding these proteins:
- the LOC113168880 gene encoding mannose-P-dolichol utilization defect 1 protein-like: MSSSPVKEFLVTYLMPEKCYEELLVHFHLHVPCLKFVLNKFAGFWILLDILLAQLPQLLKILWRGSAEGLSLASVLLQLYAFSCPVVYAMANNFPLFAWAERFLTLAQTASIVFLVLHYRGETLTGMLFLSAYSCVIFLLGSCAAAAVISSMQTSSLAALIASKALQAGTNYCNGHTGQLSTLSLLLTWAGSLGVCFTSLQETGGSFATLSHTLSACLSCVLLGQALWYKRSTTTKAKRE, translated from the exons ATGTCCTCGTCTCCCGTCAAAGAGTTCCTGGTCACATATTTAATGCCAGAGAAATGCTACGAGGAGCTTTTGGTCCACTTCCACTTGCACG ttcCCTGCCTTAAGTTTGTACTGAATAAATTTGCCGGATTTTGGATTTTACTGGACATACTACTGG CTCAGCTACCTCAGCTGTTGAAGATACTGTGGAGAGGAAGTGCAGAGGGCCTGAGTCTGGCCTCTGTTCTTCTGCAACTTTATGCGTTCTCATGTCCTGTCGTCTACGCCATGGCCAACAACTTCCCTCTCTT TGCCTGGGCTGAGAGGTTCCTCACATTGGCTCAGACAGCTTCAATTGTATTTCTCGTCCTGCACTACCGCGGTGAAACCCTCACAG GCATGCTGTTCCTCTCGGCTTACAGCTGTGTAATATTCCTCCTCGGctcctgtgcagcagcagcagtcatatCATCGATGCAGACATCCAGCTTGGCGGCTCTAATTGCAAGCAAG GCTCTCCAGGCTGGAACTAACTACTGCAATGGTCACACAGGCCAGCTGtccactctgtctctgttactAACATGGGCAGGCTCTCTGGGAGTTTGCTTTACATCTCTACAG GAGACGGGAGGCTCTTTTGCgaccctgtcacacacactgtcagccTGTCTCAGCTGCGTCCTCCTGGGCCAGGCCCTCTGGTACAAGAGAAGCACCACCACTAAAGCGAAGCGTGAATAG